In one window of Zingiber officinale cultivar Zhangliang chromosome 11A, Zo_v1.1, whole genome shotgun sequence DNA:
- the LOC122032457 gene encoding uncharacterized protein LOC122032457, whose protein sequence is MDGRSGDSSSEDPQSSSGGGRFECNICFDPAQEPVVTLCGHLFCWPCLYEWLHDHSCSSECPVCKATIDEEEIVPLYGGGTNSAEPQQSRSSSGMDIPDRPPGRRTTTATQNRQPGPNPIHRHNLNHNHHHHPRFINPNQWAGMGLTNLTPAYAVTNQLPPPPPPPHYLAGASVGNFMFLNTAANDVTAVLHRGYNNELHSLQPQAQGFQHGQGLHGWHPQWVHQGHGHHHHGIGHVRRANRGQSEIWIILLIVLVALVFSDIVSKMPL, encoded by the coding sequence ATGGATGGTAGATCTGGGGATTCGTCGAGTGAAGATCCTCAAAGTTCGTCGGGTGGTGGGAGATTTGAATGCAACATATGCTTTGATCCAGCGCAGGAGCCCGTAGTCACCCTCTGCGGACACCTTTTTTGCTGGCCCTGTCTCTACGAATGGCTCCATGACCATTCCTGCTCTTCTGAATGCCCTGTGTGCAAGGCCACCATCGATGAGGAGGAGATTGTCCCTCTCTATGGCGGTGGAACTAACTCTGCAGAGCCGCAGCAGTCCAGGTCAAGTTCCGGAATGGACATACCGGATCGACCACCTGGCCGGAGGACGACCACCGCGACACAAAACCGGCAACCTGGCCCAAACCCTATTCATCGTCACAACCTCAATCATAACCATCACCATCACCCAAGGTTCATAAACCCAAATCAGTGGGCTGGCATGGGGCTCACGAACCTTACACCTGCATATGCAGTGACAAATCAGTTGcctcctccgcctcctcctccACATTATTTGGCTGGCGCAAGTGTTGGCAATTTCATGTTTCTAAATACAGCTGCCAATGATGTTACTGCTGTTTTGCACCGTGGGTATAACAATGAACTTCACAGCCTGCAACCGCAGGCTCAAGGGTTCCAACATGGTCAAGGGCTTCATGGCTGGCATCCCCAGTGGGTCCACCAGGGCCATGGCCATCATCATCATGGGATTGGTCATGTTCGACGAGCAAACCGTGGCCAATCTGAGATCTGGATAATACTTTTGATTGTGCTTGTTGCTCTGGTATTCTCTGATATAGTATCAAAAATGCCTCTGtaa